The Methanomassiliicoccales archaeon genome has a segment encoding these proteins:
- a CDS encoding TrkH family potassium uptake protein, translated as MTSNYEKLRRGFGRLAYSFDRLNVDIEAIFDKFARKESAIPHIYGLLMIYMAIALLVPFIVSVIYHEDLRPWVFPILLSFSVGILLLLRYRAPETTRTTEGMFVVSTGWLVLSIVGAIPYIMHGMGVIDAIFETMSGFTTTGSTIMGTPTGFTPSIASIESWPKSILFWRSFTNWLGGAGIIMVFVTILPMLGVGGRNLFKNEFPGLDVQNFSMRIQEEAKKFHYIYILLSIIIVLLLLLAGVDLFDSLCVMFSALATGGFSTHSASIAFYSGEVQWIVIFSMFVGGVNFYLHYQAITIKNPGVYMKSSEFKLYTLLAVGSTLVIAIMKWGDPSFTTIESALRISGFQVVNVLTCTGFATADYVTWEKSIVFLLLALMVIGGSTGSTAGGIKTARFYLSKEFISSTLHKTVHPRSIFTIKMDGRPLSQEALSSVIAMVMCYFATALAAVVALMLLGVDPTTSISAAVATLSNAGPGIGILGPYGTYGVLPDMAKIVLIFTMWAGRLEFISVLVLFTPVFWRELLRYREKYV; from the coding sequence ATGACCAGCAACTACGAGAAGCTTCGCAGGGGGTTCGGGCGCCTGGCCTACTCCTTCGATCGCCTCAACGTAGACATCGAGGCCATATTCGACAAGTTCGCCCGCAAGGAGAGCGCCATACCACATATCTACGGGTTACTAATGATCTACATGGCCATAGCGCTATTAGTCCCGTTCATCGTCTCCGTGATCTATCACGAGGACCTGCGCCCCTGGGTCTTCCCCATACTCCTCTCCTTCTCAGTCGGGATATTGTTGCTGTTGCGTTACCGGGCGCCGGAGACAACCCGAACCACGGAGGGGATGTTCGTGGTTTCCACCGGATGGTTGGTCCTTTCCATTGTGGGAGCGATACCATACATCATGCACGGCATGGGGGTTATCGACGCCATTTTCGAGACCATGAGTGGGTTCACCACCACAGGGTCGACCATCATGGGTACGCCCACAGGTTTCACACCCAGTATTGCAAGTATCGAGTCCTGGCCTAAGAGCATACTGTTCTGGAGGAGCTTCACGAACTGGCTTGGGGGCGCTGGAATCATCATGGTCTTCGTGACCATCCTCCCCATGCTAGGGGTCGGCGGCCGCAACCTCTTCAAGAACGAGTTCCCAGGGCTGGACGTGCAGAACTTTTCCATGCGCATACAAGAAGAGGCGAAAAAGTTCCACTACATCTATATTTTATTATCAATAATTATTGTGCTGCTCCTACTCCTTGCCGGAGTGGATCTGTTCGATTCTCTCTGTGTAATGTTCTCCGCATTGGCCACTGGTGGATTCTCCACGCATAGTGCGAGCATCGCGTTCTATTCGGGGGAAGTACAATGGATCGTAATATTTTCCATGTTCGTAGGCGGAGTTAACTTCTATCTGCATTATCAGGCCATCACAATAAAGAACCCGGGAGTGTACATGAAAAGCTCCGAGTTCAAACTATATACGCTCCTGGCAGTCGGTAGCACGTTAGTGATCGCTATCATGAAATGGGGAGATCCATCTTTCACTACGATCGAGAGCGCTCTACGTATATCCGGTTTCCAGGTGGTTAACGTTCTCACCTGTACCGGATTCGCCACCGCCGATTATGTGACCTGGGAGAAATCGATCGTCTTCCTATTGTTGGCTCTAATGGTCATCGGTGGCAGCACTGGTTCCACGGCCGGTGGTATCAAGACCGCTCGATTCTACTTATCAAAAGAGTTCATTTCTTCCACCCTTCATAAAACGGTCCATCCGCGTTCCATATTCACCATCAAGATGGACGGTCGGCCGCTGAGCCAGGAAGCGCTCTCGTCGGTCATAGCTATGGTCATGTGCTATTTCGCCACCGCCCTGGCGGCCGTGGTCGCCCTCATGCTCCTTGGTGTTGATCCGACCACTTCCATCAGCGCAGCTGTGGCCACTCTATCCAATGCCGGCCCAGGTATCGGCATCCTTGGTCCTTACGGTACCTATGGCGTGCTCCCGGACATGGCCAAGATAGTGCTGATATTCACCATGTGGGCCGGTCGTCTGGAATTCATCTCAGTGCTCGTGTTGTTCACCCCCGTGTTCTGGAGGGAGCTGCTGAGGTACCGGGAAAAGTACGTGTAA
- a CDS encoding 4Fe-4S binding protein — translation MSKVKRKIIKIDEEKCNGCGQCVLSCAEGAIVIKDGKAKVVKDMYCDGLGACLGHCPEGALTIEEREAEPFDEEAAKEHVASGQKEEPHSCSSSRPMMIMPAAPVAGGDNPSQLRNWPIQLALSPEVTPAYKGASLLIAADCTGFSLGNVQRDFIAGRVAIIGCPKLDDFQAYVEKLARIFKGNDIKDLTLIRMDVPCCGGLQHLVHEALKRSGKQLPLQEFIVERYGGKVVKVTT, via the coding sequence ATGTCAAAGGTCAAGCGCAAGATCATCAAGATCGACGAGGAGAAGTGCAACGGCTGCGGGCAGTGCGTGCTATCATGCGCCGAGGGCGCCATCGTAATAAAGGACGGCAAGGCCAAGGTGGTCAAGGACATGTACTGTGACGGCCTGGGGGCCTGTCTGGGACATTGCCCCGAGGGCGCCCTTACCATCGAGGAAAGGGAGGCGGAACCGTTCGACGAGGAGGCGGCCAAGGAGCACGTGGCCTCGGGCCAGAAGGAAGAACCGCATTCCTGCAGCAGCTCCCGGCCCATGATGATCATGCCCGCGGCTCCGGTCGCCGGCGGTGATAATCCTTCCCAGCTCAGGAACTGGCCCATCCAGCTTGCTCTATCCCCAGAGGTCACCCCGGCGTACAAGGGGGCGTCGCTGCTCATAGCCGCCGACTGCACCGGATTCTCCCTGGGGAACGTGCAGAGGGACTTCATCGCCGGCAGGGTGGCCATCATCGGCTGCCCCAAGCTGGACGATTTCCAGGCCTACGTGGAGAAGCTGGCCAGAATTTTCAAGGGCAATGACATAAAGGACCTCACCTTGATCCGCATGGACGTTCCCTGCTGCGGTGGACTGCAGCACCTGGTGCACGAGGCCCTCAAGCGCAGCGGGAAGCAGCTGCCCCTTCAGGAGTTCATCGTGGAACGCTACGGCGGAAAGGTGGTCAAGGTCACCACTTAG
- a CDS encoding pyridoxamine 5'-phosphate oxidase family protein, with protein MRHAEREITDLAEIEEIIKKAEVCRLGMVDDGEPYIVPMNFGYRKSVLYFHCAKEGKKLDVLRRNPQVCFELEGEARLVPGETACRWSSSFRSVIGWGKAMIVLDEAGVKEGLMVIMDHYTPGTNDFDPRSLSLTAMIRVDVERMTGKRSKW; from the coding sequence ATGAGGCACGCGGAACGAGAGATAACCGACCTAGCCGAGATCGAGGAAATCATCAAGAAGGCTGAGGTCTGTCGCCTGGGGATGGTGGACGACGGCGAACCGTACATCGTGCCCATGAACTTCGGTTACCGCAAGAGCGTCCTCTACTTCCACTGCGCCAAGGAGGGTAAGAAGCTGGACGTCCTCCGCAGAAACCCGCAGGTCTGCTTCGAGCTGGAGGGCGAGGCACGTCTGGTCCCGGGGGAGACGGCCTGCAGATGGTCCAGCAGCTTCCGCAGCGTGATCGGGTGGGGAAAGGCCATGATAGTGCTGGACGAGGCAGGGGTGAAGGAGGGGCTGATGGTGATCATGGACCATTACACCCCCGGTACGAACGACTTCGACCCCCGCTCGCTCTCTTTGACCGCGATGATCCGGGTGGACGTGGAGCGGATGACCGGGAAGCGCTCTAAGTGGTGA